Genomic segment of Iocasia fonsfrigidae:
TTATATAAAGTATTATCAGTTTCTTGACCCTATGAAAGAAAAAGCCTTTAATCAGCCGGAACCTACCAAAAGTACAGAAATAATGAATTATCAAGAGTGGCAGACAACAGAGTATTTTTCTGATTTTATTCAACCAAATGGTTTCTATTATTCTTGTGGCATTGATCTGCATTATAAAGAAAAACTACTGGCTACCCTGAGTCTCTTCCGGGACAGGCATAGTCCAGATTTTTCTGCCAAAGAACTGTATTTCTTTCATATCCTTAAACCACATCTCGGCAACCAGCTATATAAATTAATAGTGATTGAGAGTAAAGAAAGTTCTAGATATACCAATTACTCTCAGCTTATTGACCAGTTAGCTGATAAATTCGGACTTTCAACCCGGGAAGCTGAAGTAATTAATCTTGTTATCAAAGGGGCTACTAATCAGGAAATAGCAGATAGGCTTTTTATTTCTATCAATACAGTAAAAAAACACCTCTACAAGATTTTTAATAAAACAAACTCAGCTAGCAGAACTGAACTTATTGCCAGAACCCTGGATATAAACCTTGTCTTAATGGAGAATGATAATACATAATATGGATTCAAA
This window contains:
- a CDS encoding helix-turn-helix transcriptional regulator; the encoded protein is MTILNVGDWRKINDFLLQTGQIYSLKNYPSIILDACKGLINYDSANFFIHINPHSNNLDKPYVVNISDNTLIDYIKYYQFLDPMKEKAFNQPEPTKSTEIMNYQEWQTTEYFSDFIQPNGFYYSCGIDLHYKEKLLATLSLFRDRHSPDFSAKELYFFHILKPHLGNQLYKLIVIESKESSRYTNYSQLIDQLADKFGLSTREAEVINLVIKGATNQEIADRLFISINTVKKHLYKIFNKTNSASRTELIARTLDINLVLMENDNT